From Mercenaria mercenaria strain notata chromosome 17, MADL_Memer_1, whole genome shotgun sequence, the proteins below share one genomic window:
- the LOC123535820 gene encoding trans-1,2-dihydrobenzene-1,2-diol dehydrogenase-like — MLEAGKHVLSEKPMAMNYKQAKQVLDFAKSKNLLFVEGIWSRLFPVYDEIRQEMAAGSLGDVRLVQVNFCESLSQVERVNDVKLGGGASLDIGIYTIQFACLVFNEMPESITAVGNLMKSGADENACIILKYKNGAVANLTYHSSVLNNNTAVICGTKGRIEVEQPFWAPTKISTPSGVKEFPLNDDGGYNFKNCAG, encoded by the exons ATGTTAGAAGCGGGAAAGCATGTTCTTAGTGAGAAACCCATGGCCATGAACTATAAACAGGCAAAACAAGTCCTTGACTTTGCTAAgtctaaaaatcttctttttgtaGAG GGAATATGGAGTCGCTTGTTCCCCGTGTACGATGAAATAAGACAGGAAATGGCGGCTGGTTCCCTTGGTGATGTTAGACTGGTACAAGTAAACTTCTGTGAGTCTTTGTCTCAAGTAGAGAGAGTGAACGATGTGAAACTTGGTGGAGGAGCAAGCCTAGATATTGGAATCTACACGATCCAGTTTGCTTGTCTCGTTTTTAATGAAATGCCAGAGAGTATAACAGCTGTTGGAAATCTCATGAAATCAG GTGCTGATGAGAATGCATGTATAattctgaaatacaaaaatgGAGCAGTTGCTAATCTGACGTACCATTCTTCTGTGCTAAACAACAATACTGCAGTAATCTGCGGTACAAAGGGGAGAATAGAG GTAGAACAGCCATTCTGGGCACCAACAAAAATAAGTACTCCATCTGGTGTGAAAGAATTCCCCTTGAATGATGATGGAgggtataattttaaaaattgtgctGGATGA